The Natronosalvus halobius genomic interval GATTCCGCTCGGAAAAATAGCTCGGCCCGAGGACCTTGTCGGTGCAGCAGTGTTTCTTTCGTCAGATGCAGCAAGCTACGTCAGCGGCACCACGCTCCTGGTCGACGGCGGCTACGTCGCTCGCTGACGTCCAAAAATGTCGGCGAATTACCTTCATACGATTTCCAACGGCGGAGTGTTGACGTCAAACCCCGGCGAGACTGCGCCCCGGCCCTGAGACAAATCTGTGATCACGTTCTGGCGAATCCAACTGACGCGATCTATCGCGTTGTCGAATACGCAAGGTTCCTATTAGTTTCCGGCTGACATCTGGCTTTGCAGGCCGATTCATCTCATTCTCGAATACTCCGCTCGTATTGTGGTGGCCAGTATACAGAATCGCGTTGATTCAGTTTCCGGGCCGCATTCAATCCGAGGTACGGCTCTCGGAGGAACTGTCGAGCGACGGCAACGAAATCTGCGCGGTTGTTTCGAATCAGTGCATCGGCCTGTTCTGGGGTTTTGACACCACCGACAGCACAGACGCCAACGTCTGCTTCGTCTCTAATAGCTTCGGCGAGCGGCACCTGATTGTTCGGACCCGTATGGGGTTGGTCCTGGTCGAGGTGAATCCCGCCGGAACTCACGTCGATGACGTCGACGCCAAGAGGACCGAGTTTCTGTGCGAGCCTAATCGAATCATCGACCGTCCACGAATCGCGGTCATCGAGCCAGTCACTCGCCGAAATTCGAAGCCACAACGGCTTTTCCCAGACATCACGTACTGCAGACACGATCTCGCAAACGATTCGAGTTCGGTTATCGAAGCTCCCGCCGTATTCGTCATCTCGGGTGTTCGAAACGGGTGAGAGGAACTCGTGGAGCAGATAGCCGTGAGCTGCGTGAATTTCAGCGATCTCGAAGCCGCCGTCGGCTGCGAGCGAGGCGGCGGTTGCGAAGTGATCGATGATATCTTCGATTTCGTCGGTCTCCAGAACGTGCAGCGGCGGTGAGTCGCCGTATGGCGTCCAGGGGATGTCGCTTGGGGCGACTACTTCCCAACCGCCGTCTTCGGGTTGCACTGGCCGTGCACCGTCAGCTTCCCATGGAACACTGGTACTCGCCTTACGACCCGCATGACTCAACTGGATCCCCGGGACGCTGTTCTGTGATTTGATAAAGTCGGTTATTCGCTTCCACGCGGTGGCATGGGCGTCGCTCCAGATGCCGGTATCTGCCGGTGAGATACGCCCGTCCGGCTCTACGGCTGTGGCTTCTGCCATCACGACCCCTGCTCCACCAACCGCACGACTTCCCAGATGAACGAGGTGCCAGTCTCGTGGAATCCCATCGTGTTCCGAGACGGAGTACTGACACATCGGCGAGACAACCAACCGATTCGGTATGGAGATGTCTCCGAGGTCGATCGAACTGAAGAGATGCGAGTCCATACAGTGGGCTGGTTACGCAACCCTAATAAACGTCTCCTTCGTCCCAGAGTGATACGAACTCGATGTACTCGACCGATCCAGGATGCGGTGTCATCGGCGTTCGGCTGGAACTCCGTCGCAACGGCTGGTGATGATTCGACCCGATCCGAACGAACACCAGCCTGCCGCACCGAAAGCCGAAGGAATCAAGATGCTATCCGCTCAGGTCTTTTCCATGGAACGTCGTGAAGTCTCGACAGGCACGGACTGGGAAGCGGAATTTGGCTATTCGCGAGCGGTTCGGGTTGGTGACGTGATACGTGTATCGGGCACGGCGGCGGTCGAGGATGGCGAGGTCGTTGGTGTTGGCGATGCATACGCGCAGACGGCCCACATCCTCGAAACGATCGAAGCGTCGTTGGCCGAACTCGACGTCGGCCGAGAAGCAGTGGTGTCGACGACGATATACGTAACTGATTTCGATGATTGGCAAGAGATCGGCGATGCATACAAAGCGTTCTTTGACGGTGTCCGACCCGCTACCACGCTCCTTGAAGTTTCGAATCTTCCAAATTCGGATCTCAAGTTGGAGATAGAAGCGACGGCAGCAGCCGTCGATTGAATCTGATGCGAGCGGGGTTTGTGCGTGGCTCAGACCCTTTGGACGTGAACGAACCGTATCGCTCCCTCCCGAAAACGAGTCTCTATCAGCCCCTTCCGGAACTCGGATTCACCCTGGAACGGCTAAATGACGCTCTGTTCGTCTATTGCACTCGTATCATCGAACCGATCGCTCGTGAGTGATGAAATATCGACGCTCGATGCTTCACCGTCCATAATAAGTTCGGTGACGACTTGGCCAACCGCTGGTGCGTGCATAAACCCGTGGCCGGAAAACCCGATTACATTGACGAAGCCGGGGCACGTTTCTTCGATAATCGGGTTTGAATCAGGTGTAGTCGCGTAGAGGCCAGTCATCGTATTCACCAACTCGGTTTCCGGGCCAAAGCGATCCGAAATAGCGGCCACTCCTTCGAGCGCCGCCTCGATCCAGTCCAGCGAGGCTTCTTGGGGGAACGAATCGGGATCACACCGTGGATGCGAGCCCGTGTGACCGCCGACCGATACACCCTCTTCACCTTCCGGTCTGAAGACGGCGCCGCCGTCAAGGTCGATCGTCAACGGGACAGTCTCCGGAAGCGCCGTCTCGGGGAGCACGTACGCGAGCCGATGGAGCTCCGGTTTGATCGGGAGGCTCAAATCGGCCATCGCTGTGACGCGTCCAGCCCACGGTCCTGCCGTGTTTACGACCGTATCGAACGACGAAGTTCCGTTTTCGGTTTGTACACCGATCCCCGTCGAACAACCGATGTGTACATCCGTCACTTCAGTGTGTCGCTCAATCGTCACTCCACTGGATTCAACCTGATCGACGAGCGCCATCGTGACGAGATGCGGATCGACGAATTCGTCCTGCGGCGAATAGGACGCACCGGTGAACGCCGAGACATACAACCCGGGGCAGTGAGCCGCTGCTTCGTTTGGTTCGAGATATTCGCTCGGGACGCCGTATTCGTTTTGCATCTTCACGTCCTTTTCGAGCTGTCTCGCAGTCGGCTCGTCACGTGCAAGGAATAGATACCCGACGCGGCGTCGCCGAATATCAGTCTCGAATTCGTCTTCGAACGCGTCCCAGTGGGGGCGACTGGTCGTGGATAGTTCAACATTAACAGGGGTCGAAAACTGACTTCGAATCCCACCGCCGGACCGACCAGTACTCCCGGATCCGGGTGTTGACTTTTCAAAGATTGTCACATCTACTTCCCGCTGTAAGAGGAAGTGGGCGGTATACAGGCCGATGATCCCACCGCCGATGATTCCAACTCGCATTCACATGACCAATCGTACTTCTCGGTAAAGGCGTTCCCGGTTCATGTCGCACACGCCGTACCAGTTCCTCGGATCGAGCAAATTTATAACCGGCCTTCGAAAATACATGGTATGTCTGTGAATGAGTGGCGTGAACAGTTTCCAGCCATCACCGATGCGGGACGAATTCCACTGAACAACTGTTCTGCATCGCCGATTCCACAACGTGCACTCGAGGCACGGGCGGAATGCGAGCAAGTGTGGATCGAAGCGGGTAACCCATGGCCTACTTGGCTTGCTGCCGTTGAAGCGGCGAAAGAGCAGTTTGCCGCCCTCATCAACGCGTCTCCCGCTGAGATCGCGATCGTTTCTTCGGCGACCGATGGGCTTGCACGGTTCGCGAGCGCACTCTCGTATGACGATCGAGCCGACATCGTCGTCGGTGATCTCGAGTTTCCGACGGTCCCGCAATTTTGGTACGCACAGCAAAAGCGGGGCGCGCGTCTTCGAGTTGCTTCGTCACCCGATGGAATTCGCGTTCCGGAAACCGCGTACCGGAAAGAGATTTCTACGGATACGCTACTGGTCTGTACATCGCACGTTTGTTCGTTTACCGGCGGAATGGTAGACGTTAGCCGCCTCGCCAATTTGGTCCACGACGTTGGTGGCTATTTCTTCCTTGACGCCTATCAGTCGATAGGAACGATTCCGATCGACGTGAAGCAACAGAATATCGACGCCCTGGTCTCCGGGACACTCAAGTTCCTCCTGGGTGGGCCGGGAATCGCTTTTCTATACGTAGCGAAAGACCTTGCACGGACGCTCGAACCGACAAATATGGGCTGGTTCGGTGTGGATGATATTTTTGGATTTGAGACCGAGTCCCCAACGTTCGCGCCTAACACTCGACGGTTTGAATTAGGAACCCCTCCGGCGACTGTCGCCTATCAGGCGAGCGCCGGTATGGAACTGATTGCCGAAATTGGTGTGGAACGAATTCGTGAGCGGACACGCGAACATACGAATACACTGATCGAGGGCGCGCTGGACCGTGGTTTCGAGGTTCGAACACCGATTGAATCGTCGTACAGGGGATCGATCGTAAATGTACAAGTCGAAAACGCTGAAGAAGCCGTCGAGACGATGATCGATCGCGGGATCAACGTGAGCGCACGTGGGGGTGGAATCCGATTATCACCGCATTATTTCAACACGACCGAAGATTTGCTCGAGAGCTTAGCGGTGATCGACGACGTCGCCGTACCGACCAGATGACCTCGGACCGATAACCGATGCGATCGATCCGACAATAATCGGGTCAATGGCTCGCTTGGGAATTATTCAGCTTCGGTTTCGATGTCATTCACAGATCGTAGATACTGCTGTATTTCTTGGTGACGTGCTCGATGAAGTATTCCGCAGTGAGTTCTTCGCCGGTTGCTTCGACGATCAGCTCGTCCGTCGTGTGCAACCGACCGCACTGGTGGACGTTGGTAGTGAGCCAATCACGGATGTCACTGAATTCACCCCGAGCGATTTTATTTTCAACGTCATCAATTTCTTCGCACATCGTTGCATCCAATTGCGCGGCGAGCACACTACCCAGCGTATAATTTTGGAAGTTCACAATAGCACCCATACTCCAGTGAATATCTTGCAGCGGCCCCTGGCCCGTAGATTCGGGAACAACACCGAGGTACTCTTCGAGTTTTTCGCTCCAGACAGACGGCACCTCGCTCACCGATAGCTCCTCGGTTAGCAATGCGCGTTCAATCTCGAACCGAAGGATAATATGCATATGATACGTCAATTCATCTGCTTCGGTGCGGAGGGGGTTATCTTCGTACACCGTGTTCGCACTTTTGTAGGCGTCTTCGGGCGTCACATCGTCGAACCCATCGAAGTGGTCACGGATCAACGGCAAGACGAGTTCCCAGAACGGTCGCGATCGACTCACGTGGTTCTCCCAGAAGCGTGACTGTGACTCGTGGACGGCATGATGCTGTGCGAGTCCAACCGGCGAATCATACCGATCCCGTGGCAACCCAAGCGAGTACAGCGCGTGGCCGAATTCGTGTAACGTCGTCGGGATTGCGGAGAGGAGATTCGATTCATCAAATTTAGTCGTTATGCGCGAATCGTATGGCGTCCCGCCGGCAAACGGGTGTGGGGCAGTGTCGAGTCGGCCATGCTCCCAGTCGTAGCCCACCGTATCGAGAATGTCGTGAGCGAGCGCATACTGCTTCTCTTCGGGAAACGAGCCGGTAAACAATTCCTGGTCGACCTCAACGTCACTCGCCTGAATGTCTTCGATCAGAGGGACGAGTTCCGTACGTAGTTCGGCCAGGATCTCCTCCATCCGTTCAAAGCTGAAATGTGGCTCGGTCTCCCGGAACAGCGCTTCAACCCGATCTGCATTCGGCTCGACGTGATCGGCGTACCGCTTTGAGACGTCGAAGATTTGTTCGAGTGAGTCCTCGAACTGTGAAAAATCATCCTCTGCTTTGGCTTTTCGCCATACAGGTTGTGCTTCTGATGTAACGGTGGCGCGTTCAGTTACGATTTCGTCTGGAACTCGACTCGCTCGGTCGTGTTCCCATTGAAGCTCGCGGACAAGTGCAGCGTCGACTGGATCCAGTTCGTTCTCGGAGGCTGTCTCCAGTAATTCGGCGGTTCGTTCGTCGGCCAACCGTTCGTGTTTCAACGACGAGATAGTCGATTTCTGCTTCGATCGCGCCGGTGTGCCTCCTTCCGGCATCATCACCTGTTCGTCCCAGTATAATCGTTCATTGACGTGTTCGAGTGTCACTACTGTCTCTCCGATGGATTTGAGTTCCTCGAGCGCTGCTGTGGTTTCGATCGACATTCAACACAGTCATTCCGCCACCAGATAATAAATTCCCACCCATCTACCGCTATAGACCGTCTCTGATCTACGGCCTCAATCGATTACAAACTGTTTGTGGTAATCGGTCATCGGCCGATACCCATTCTCGGTAATTTCTATTACGTCCTCAATCCTTACGCCGCCGATATCTGGGTAATACAGGCCTGGCTCCAGAGTGATTACGTTCCCTGCTTCGAGTTCCTTTCCTCCGGGAAGACACACGGGTAATTCGTGGACGTCAAGGCCAACGCCATGGCCGATGTAGTGCAGTGCACCGGCTTCGATATCCGTGTCCTTTCGCCGAGACTGGTGGCCGTTTTCTTCGAAGAAGGTGAAAACACGGTCGTTGACCTCGTCGCCGGTCACTCCCGCCTGCACCGTTTCTAGTGCAATCTCTAGCGCCTCGTACACTTCATCGTAGAGGGTCTGGAGCTGGTCACTTGGCGCACCTTTGACGAACGTTCTAGTCATATCCGAATGGTACCCGGTTTCGAGATCTTTCGGAAAAATATCGATCACAATGCTTTCGTTCGGTCGGAGGGGGCCGCTCGTTTTCCCATGTGGATTCGCAGCGTCTTCACCACATGAAACGAGTGTATCGTGGAGCGCCGCCCCGTGTTCCAGCAAAGTTACTTCTATCTCGCTTTTTACGGACTTTCCCGTCAACGGCTGCTCATCTCGC includes:
- a CDS encoding NADH:flavin oxidoreductase/NADH oxidase, translated to MDSHLFSSIDLGDISIPNRLVVSPMCQYSVSEHDGIPRDWHLVHLGSRAVGGAGVVMAEATAVEPDGRISPADTGIWSDAHATAWKRITDFIKSQNSVPGIQLSHAGRKASTSVPWEADGARPVQPEDGGWEVVAPSDIPWTPYGDSPPLHVLETDEIEDIIDHFATAASLAADGGFEIAEIHAAHGYLLHEFLSPVSNTRDDEYGGSFDNRTRIVCEIVSAVRDVWEKPLWLRISASDWLDDRDSWTVDDSIRLAQKLGPLGVDVIDVSSGGIHLDQDQPHTGPNNQVPLAEAIRDEADVGVCAVGGVKTPEQADALIRNNRADFVAVARQFLREPYLGLNAARKLNQRDSVYWPPQYERSIRE
- a CDS encoding RidA family protein, which encodes MIRPDPNEHQPAAPKAEGIKMLSAQVFSMERREVSTGTDWEAEFGYSRAVRVGDVIRVSGTAAVEDGEVVGVGDAYAQTAHILETIEASLAELDVGREAVVSTTIYVTDFDDWQEIGDAYKAFFDGVRPATTLLEVSNLPNSDLKLEIEATAAAVD
- a CDS encoding NAD(P)/FAD-dependent oxidoreductase, translating into MRVGIIGGGIIGLYTAHFLLQREVDVTIFEKSTPGSGSTGRSGGGIRSQFSTPVNVELSTTSRPHWDAFEDEFETDIRRRRVGYLFLARDEPTARQLEKDVKMQNEYGVPSEYLEPNEAAAHCPGLYVSAFTGASYSPQDEFVDPHLVTMALVDQVESSGVTIERHTEVTDVHIGCSTGIGVQTENGTSSFDTVVNTAGPWAGRVTAMADLSLPIKPELHRLAYVLPETALPETVPLTIDLDGGAVFRPEGEEGVSVGGHTGSHPRCDPDSFPQEASLDWIEAALEGVAAISDRFGPETELVNTMTGLYATTPDSNPIIEETCPGFVNVIGFSGHGFMHAPAVGQVVTELIMDGEASSVDISSLTSDRFDDTSAIDEQSVI
- a CDS encoding aminotransferase class V-fold PLP-dependent enzyme; translation: MSVNEWREQFPAITDAGRIPLNNCSASPIPQRALEARAECEQVWIEAGNPWPTWLAAVEAAKEQFAALINASPAEIAIVSSATDGLARFASALSYDDRADIVVGDLEFPTVPQFWYAQQKRGARLRVASSPDGIRVPETAYRKEISTDTLLVCTSHVCSFTGGMVDVSRLANLVHDVGGYFFLDAYQSIGTIPIDVKQQNIDALVSGTLKFLLGGPGIAFLYVAKDLARTLEPTNMGWFGVDDIFGFETESPTFAPNTRRFELGTPPATVAYQASAGMELIAEIGVERIRERTREHTNTLIEGALDRGFEVRTPIESSYRGSIVNVQVENAEEAVETMIDRGINVSARGGGIRLSPHYFNTTEDLLESLAVIDDVAVPTR
- a CDS encoding carboxypeptidase M32 — encoded protein: MSIETTAALEELKSIGETVVTLEHVNERLYWDEQVMMPEGGTPARSKQKSTISSLKHERLADERTAELLETASENELDPVDAALVRELQWEHDRASRVPDEIVTERATVTSEAQPVWRKAKAEDDFSQFEDSLEQIFDVSKRYADHVEPNADRVEALFRETEPHFSFERMEEILAELRTELVPLIEDIQASDVEVDQELFTGSFPEEKQYALAHDILDTVGYDWEHGRLDTAPHPFAGGTPYDSRITTKFDESNLLSAIPTTLHEFGHALYSLGLPRDRYDSPVGLAQHHAVHESQSRFWENHVSRSRPFWELVLPLIRDHFDGFDDVTPEDAYKSANTVYEDNPLRTEADELTYHMHIILRFEIERALLTEELSVSEVPSVWSEKLEEYLGVVPESTGQGPLQDIHWSMGAIVNFQNYTLGSVLAAQLDATMCEEIDDVENKIARGEFSDIRDWLTTNVHQCGRLHTTDELIVEATGEELTAEYFIEHVTKKYSSIYDL
- a CDS encoding M24 family metallopeptidase; translation: MNLPIERVDAALMNVNADGYLLDADSSNGDQRYLSGLNGHDPFITLYTPGTVHLLIGGTDYTRAKAESNATDVARLAAYDYETKQKEDPKMAKSDALSAFLGERNIESVLVPDRFPHGTARGLRSNEIDVIIDDDDTLETVRAVKTREEVAAIESAQQATEAAMKRAETLLAEADVADGVLMRDEQPLTGKSVKSEIEVTLLEHGAALHDTLVSCGEDAANPHGKTSGPLRPNESIVIDIFPKDLETGYHSDMTRTFVKGAPSDQLQTLYDEVYEALEIALETVQAGVTGDEVNDRVFTFFEENGHQSRRKDTDIEAGALHYIGHGVGLDVHELPVCLPGGKELEAGNVITLEPGLYYPDIGGVRIEDVIEITENGYRPMTDYHKQFVID